In Silene latifolia isolate original U9 population chromosome X, ASM4854445v1, whole genome shotgun sequence, the following proteins share a genomic window:
- the LOC141622995 gene encoding uncharacterized protein LOC141622995 isoform X1 produces MYNLYEHSSGSFGQFESSNLSQLFRESLACEFDSVDETGMAENGNGSTSTGGSYIGSPSSPLSCTSSHPLNSTRTLFKRSLSSYSLHKKEIYTPVSDPHISISNLNLGSMRRVSSTFDLDQGVKMPHQHYHHDASPLANETTSIIIEGMTKPCRYSPTEKKQRIERYRSKRSQRNFSKKIQYTCRKTLADSRPRVRGRFARNNELEKSDYSTDIKWTQMARDVNEEDWILLLDSISSNIVP; encoded by the exons ATGTACAATTTATACGAGCATTCATCTGGTTCGTTTGGCCAGTTTGAATCTTCCAATTTATCACAACTATTCAGGGAGTCTCTTGCATGTGAATTTGACTCTGTTGACGAGACTGGAATGGCTGAGAATGGTAACGGTAGTACTAGTACTGGTGGTAGTTATATAGGTTCACCAAGTTCGCCTTTAAGCTGTACCAGTAGTCATCCACTTAATTCCACTAGGACGTTGTTTAAGAGAAGCCTAAGTAGTTACTCCCTCCACAAAAAAGAGATCTACACACCTGTTTCAGATCCTCATATAAGCATTTCAAACCTGAATTTGGGATCCATGAGACGAGTGTCTAGTACATTTGATCTAGATCAG GGAGTTAAGATGCCACATCAGCATTACCACCATGACGCAAGTCCCCTGGCAAACGAAACCACGagcattattattgaaggtatGACGAAGCCATGTCGATATAGTCCTACCGAGAAAAAGCAAAGGATTGAAAGGTATCGCAGCAAGAGAAGCCAAAGGAACTTCAGCAAAAAAATTCAG TATACTTGTAGGAAGACATTAGCTGATAGCAGGCCAAGAGTTAGAGGCCGATTTGCAAGGAACAATGAACTCGAAAAGTCAGACTACTCTACAGATATAAAATGGACTCAAATGGCACGTGATGTGAACGAAGAGGATTGGATTCTTCTCCTAGACTCCATCTCATCCAATATAGTTCCATAA
- the LOC141622995 gene encoding uncharacterized protein LOC141622995 isoform X3 → MYNLYEHSSGSFGQFESSNLSQLFRESLACEFDSVDETGMAENGNGSTSTGGSYIGSPSSPLSCTSSHPLNSTRTLFKRSLSSYSLHKKEIYTPVSDPHISISNLNLGSMRRVSSTFDLDQGVKMPHQHYHHDASPLANETTSIIIEGMTKPCRYSPTEKKQRIERYRSKRSQRNFSKKIQEDIS, encoded by the exons ATGTACAATTTATACGAGCATTCATCTGGTTCGTTTGGCCAGTTTGAATCTTCCAATTTATCACAACTATTCAGGGAGTCTCTTGCATGTGAATTTGACTCTGTTGACGAGACTGGAATGGCTGAGAATGGTAACGGTAGTACTAGTACTGGTGGTAGTTATATAGGTTCACCAAGTTCGCCTTTAAGCTGTACCAGTAGTCATCCACTTAATTCCACTAGGACGTTGTTTAAGAGAAGCCTAAGTAGTTACTCCCTCCACAAAAAAGAGATCTACACACCTGTTTCAGATCCTCATATAAGCATTTCAAACCTGAATTTGGGATCCATGAGACGAGTGTCTAGTACATTTGATCTAGATCAG GGAGTTAAGATGCCACATCAGCATTACCACCATGACGCAAGTCCCCTGGCAAACGAAACCACGagcattattattgaaggtatGACGAAGCCATGTCGATATAGTCCTACCGAGAAAAAGCAAAGGATTGAAAGGTATCGCAGCAAGAGAAGCCAAAGGAACTTCAGCAAAAAAATTCAG GAAGACATTAGCTGA
- the LOC141622995 gene encoding uncharacterized protein LOC141622995 isoform X2 has product MYNLYEHSSGSFGQFESSNLSQLFRESLACEFDSVDETGMAENGNGSTSTGGSYIGSPSSPLSCTSSHPLNSTRTLFKRSLSSYSLHKKEIYTPVSDPHISISNLNLGSMRRVSSTFDLDQGVKMPHQHYHHDASPLANETTSIIIEGMTKPCRYSPTEKKQRIERYRSKRSQRNFSKKIQVSLYLRVYL; this is encoded by the exons ATGTACAATTTATACGAGCATTCATCTGGTTCGTTTGGCCAGTTTGAATCTTCCAATTTATCACAACTATTCAGGGAGTCTCTTGCATGTGAATTTGACTCTGTTGACGAGACTGGAATGGCTGAGAATGGTAACGGTAGTACTAGTACTGGTGGTAGTTATATAGGTTCACCAAGTTCGCCTTTAAGCTGTACCAGTAGTCATCCACTTAATTCCACTAGGACGTTGTTTAAGAGAAGCCTAAGTAGTTACTCCCTCCACAAAAAAGAGATCTACACACCTGTTTCAGATCCTCATATAAGCATTTCAAACCTGAATTTGGGATCCATGAGACGAGTGTCTAGTACATTTGATCTAGATCAG GGAGTTAAGATGCCACATCAGCATTACCACCATGACGCAAGTCCCCTGGCAAACGAAACCACGagcattattattgaaggtatGACGAAGCCATGTCGATATAGTCCTACCGAGAAAAAGCAAAGGATTGAAAGGTATCGCAGCAAGAGAAGCCAAAGGAACTTCAGCAAAAAAATTCAGGTCAGTCTATACTTACGAG TATACTTGTAG